One region of Eupeodes corollae chromosome 1, idEupCoro1.1, whole genome shotgun sequence genomic DNA includes:
- the LOC129939969 gene encoding general transcription factor IIH subunit 2 produces the protein MENIDGEDPKEYRWETGYEKTWEAIKEDDDGLLDGVIADIIQKAKRKRQAEKTIKNRLGMMRHLYLVLDCSEAMTMPDLKPTRFLCTLKLLEIFIEEFFDQNPISQMGIITLKSKRAEKITDLTGTAQCHMEAIKGLTKLTLVGEPSLQNGLDLAMKTLKVVPSHASREILVIMGSLTTCDPVDINQTIEALKSESIRCSVISLSAEIHACRRLTMETNGTFGAVLDDCHFKDQLLAHVDPPTAAQLQENSLIKMGFPHTKVDEGKDPALTMCMCHVDNSDEPSKLTSGGYHCPQCYSKYCELPVECLICGLTLVSAPHLARSYHHLFPVMHFTEMEFSNQAQQCFACQKVFSTSNEKSIYHCGTCSQYYCSDCDVFIHDTMHTCPGCNTIPGIAEMVAARKPIAPKF, from the exons ATGGAAAACATTGACGGAGAAGATCCCAAGGAATATCGCTGGGAAACTGGATACGAGAAAACATG GGAAGCAATCAAAGAAGACGACGATGGTCTTCTGGATGGTGTCATTGCCGACATCATCCAAAAAGCCAAACGCAAACGCCAAGCTGAAAAAACCATCAAGAATCGCTTAGGAATGATGAGACACTTGTATCTGGTGTTAGATTGTTCCGAAGCTATGACAATGCCAGATCTAAAACCAACAAGATTCTTATGTACATTGAAG CTCCTAGAAATTTTCATAGAAGAATTCTTCGACCAGAATCCAATTAGTCAAATGGGAATCATTACCTTGAAGAGCAAACGAGCTGAGAAGATAACAGACCTTACTGGAACCGCTCAGTGCCATATGGAAGCTATCAAAGG tCTCACTAAACTTACCCTCGTTGGAGAACCCTCGCTCCAGAATGGCCTCGATCTAGCTATGAAAACGCTCAAAGTCGTGCCTTCTCATGCAAGTCGAGAGATCCTCGTGATAATGGGCAGTCTGACGACTTGTGATCCCGTTGACATCAATCAAACTATCGAAGCACTCAAAAGCGAAAGCATTCGCTGTTCGGTTATAAGTTTGTCAGCCGAAATTCATGCATGTCGCAGGCTGACGATGGAGACAAATGGCACCTTCGGAGCTGTTCTCGATGATTGTCATTTTAAAGATCAGCTTCTGGCCCACGTCGATCCTCCGACTGCTGCCCAGCTGCAGGAGAACTCCCTCATCAAAATGGGCTTCCCTCACACCAAAGTCGATGAGGGCAAGGACCCAGCGTTGACAATGTGCATGTGTCACGTTGACAACTCCGATGAGCCTAGCAAACTTACCTCAGGCGGTTATCACTGTCCGCAGTGTTACAGTAAATATTGCGAACTTCCCGTTGAATGCCTCATATGCGGGTTAACTTTGGTCTCGGCACCTCACTTAGCTCGTTCCTATCATCACTTGTTTCCGGTGATGCATTTCACTGAGATGGAATTctcgaatcaagctcaacaatgCTTCGCTTGTCAAAAGGTCTTCTCCACGTCGAATGAGAAGTCCATCTACCACTGTGGGACATGTTCACAGTACTATTGCTCTGATTGTGATGTTTTCATCCACGACACGATGCATACGTGTCCTGGGTGTAATACGATACCGGGAATTGCGGAGATGGTCGCTGCTAGAAAACCTATAGCGccaaaattttag